From a single Apium graveolens cultivar Ventura chromosome 2, ASM990537v1, whole genome shotgun sequence genomic region:
- the LOC141707780 gene encoding OVARIAN TUMOR DOMAIN-containing deubiquitinating enzyme 4-like isoform X1, with translation MSSWRLGARCRASAGASCFSILSKNFKPRYLDMSRANRFLPVAGLEMFQKRSFRPSFSKQRMNMNTSTGKIIINSTCPLKTHLHRSLCCEYTSMRNLVPRQRLTPQSTCNVWSSSWMQGSVPASLIVGLLVYSTSEPVNAEGLHAKKNADGECGSPSVSHSHGKQVYTDYSIIGIPGDGRCMFRSVAHGACVRLGKPAPSERLQKDLADELRTSVANEFIKRREETEWFIEGDFDTYVFNIRKPHVWGGEPELLMASHVLQMPITVFMHDKDSGGLITIAEYGQEYGKENPINVLYHGFGHYDALQFPGKSGARSKL, from the exons ATGAGTAGCTGGAGATTAGGTGCTAGGTGTCGTGCATCAGCTGGAGCTTCATGTTTTTCTATTTTGTCTAAGAATTTTAAACCCAGATATTTGGATATGTCGAGGGCAAATCGTTTTTTACCTGTGGCTGGCCTTGAAATGTTCCAGAAACGGAGTTTTCGACCTAGCTTCTCCAAACAGAGGATGAACATGAATACGTCGACTGGTAAGATTATAATCAATTCTACATGCCCTCTGAAGACACACCTACATAGATCACTGTGTTGTGAATATACATCGATGAGGAATTTAGTTCCTAGACAACGGTTAACTCCCCAGAGTACATGTAATGTGTGGTCCTCTTCCTGGATGCAAGGGTCTGTTCCTGCTAGTTTAATTGTTGGACTTTTGGTTTATTCTACTTCTGAACCAGTAAATGCTGAAGGGCTTCATGCTAAGAAAAACGCGGACGGAGAATGTGGTTCCCCTTCTGTTAGTCATTCACATGGGAAACAAGTCTACACCGACTATTCTATCATCG GTATACCTGGAGATGGAAGATGCATGTTCCGTTCTGTTGCTCATGGTGCTTGTGTACGATTAGGGAAACCTGCTCCCAGTGAGAGGCTTCAAAAAGATTTAGCCGATGAATTGCGCACCAGT GTGGCTAATGAATTTATCAAAAGAAGAGAAGAGACGGAATG GTTTATAGAAGGTGATTTCGATACTTATGTCTTCAATATAAGAAAGCCGCATGTATGGGGAGGTGAGCCTGAATTACTTATGGCTTCTCATGTACTTCA GATGCCGATCACAGTCTTCATGCACGACAAGGATTCTGGTGGCCTAATAACTATAGCCGAATATGGGCAAGAATACGGAAAGGAAAATCCTATCAATGTTCTATATCACGGCTTTGGCCACTATGATGCATTGCAGTTTCCAGGTAAGAGTGGGGCTAGATCAAAACTTTAG
- the LOC141707780 gene encoding OVARIAN TUMOR DOMAIN-containing deubiquitinating enzyme 4-like isoform X2: MSSWRLGARCRASAGASCFSILSKNFKPRYLDMSRANRFLPVAGLEMFQKRSFRPSFSKQRMNMNTSTVNAEGLHAKKNADGECGSPSVSHSHGKQVYTDYSIIGIPGDGRCMFRSVAHGACVRLGKPAPSERLQKDLADELRTSVANEFIKRREETEWFIEGDFDTYVFNIRKPHVWGGEPELLMASHVLQMPITVFMHDKDSGGLITIAEYGQEYGKENPINVLYHGFGHYDALQFPGKSGARSKL, encoded by the exons ATGAGTAGCTGGAGATTAGGTGCTAGGTGTCGTGCATCAGCTGGAGCTTCATGTTTTTCTATTTTGTCTAAGAATTTTAAACCCAGATATTTGGATATGTCGAGGGCAAATCGTTTTTTACCTGTGGCTGGCCTTGAAATGTTCCAGAAACGGAGTTTTCGACCTAGCTTCTCCAAACAGAGGATGAACATGAATACGTCGACTG TAAATGCTGAAGGGCTTCATGCTAAGAAAAACGCGGACGGAGAATGTGGTTCCCCTTCTGTTAGTCATTCACATGGGAAACAAGTCTACACCGACTATTCTATCATCG GTATACCTGGAGATGGAAGATGCATGTTCCGTTCTGTTGCTCATGGTGCTTGTGTACGATTAGGGAAACCTGCTCCCAGTGAGAGGCTTCAAAAAGATTTAGCCGATGAATTGCGCACCAGT GTGGCTAATGAATTTATCAAAAGAAGAGAAGAGACGGAATG GTTTATAGAAGGTGATTTCGATACTTATGTCTTCAATATAAGAAAGCCGCATGTATGGGGAGGTGAGCCTGAATTACTTATGGCTTCTCATGTACTTCA GATGCCGATCACAGTCTTCATGCACGACAAGGATTCTGGTGGCCTAATAACTATAGCCGAATATGGGCAAGAATACGGAAAGGAAAATCCTATCAATGTTCTATATCACGGCTTTGGCCACTATGATGCATTGCAGTTTCCAGGTAAGAGTGGGGCTAGATCAAAACTTTAG